A stretch of the Dendrosporobacter quercicolus genome encodes the following:
- a CDS encoding GNAT family N-acetyltransferase yields MLHKANLSEIDEIIELKLSMFRESGHMDLLADDAKQRIRQKYIQLYQNDEAAHFLIKDSGKIIACCGGFIKSDIPYSFYKQSYYGFIGDVYTIPQERTRGLATDLTKATIAWLKSKGVWTIRLLASEQGKPIYQKMGFVNTDEMALALE; encoded by the coding sequence ATGCTACACAAAGCTAATTTAAGTGAGATAGATGAAATTATAGAATTAAAACTTAGTATGTTCCGTGAAAGCGGACATATGGATTTGTTGGCAGATGACGCAAAGCAAAGAATTCGGCAAAAATACATACAGCTTTATCAAAATGACGAAGCAGCACATTTCCTTATTAAAGATAGCGGCAAGATTATAGCTTGTTGTGGTGGTTTTATTAAGTCAGATATTCCCTATTCCTTTTATAAGCAGTCCTATTACGGCTTTATCGGGGATGTGTATACAATACCCCAGGAACGCACTAGAGGCTTAGCGACAGATTTAACAAAAGCAACGATTGCTTGGCTCAAAAGCAAAGGTGTTTGGACAATACGGCTGCTGGCCTCTGAGCAAGGTAAACCAATCTATCAAAAGATGGGATTTGTTAACACCGACGAAATGGCGTTAGCCTTGGAATAA
- a CDS encoding LysE family translocator yields the protein MELTNIYLFVLVSFLLILTPGPTTIYIITKGMTEGRKAACKAVLGVSIGDMFQVLAASLGLAALLQASALAFFIIKLLGASYLFYVGIRCLLNRQKMSVETSKVQSTGKNLFITGFLTSALNPKTTLFFLSFLPQFIDNKSTYAHYQMLLFGVVFVIVGFIVLNIYAVASAKLRSWMERNGKIQEYFNWVTGLIFVGLGLRLAFSERK from the coding sequence ATGGAACTAACCAATATCTATTTGTTTGTTTTGGTATCTTTCCTTTTGATTTTAACACCTGGGCCAACTACGATATACATCATTACGAAAGGAATGACGGAGGGACGCAAAGCAGCATGTAAGGCGGTATTGGGAGTATCAATCGGAGATATGTTTCAGGTGTTGGCGGCTTCTTTAGGGTTAGCAGCTTTGTTACAAGCATCAGCTTTGGCATTTTTTATCATAAAGCTGCTTGGGGCCAGCTATTTGTTCTATGTTGGAATAAGGTGTTTGCTAAATAGACAGAAGATGTCTGTAGAGACCTCTAAGGTGCAATCCACAGGCAAAAACTTATTTATCACCGGTTTTTTAACCTCTGCATTAAACCCGAAGACTACACTTTTTTTTCTCAGCTTTTTGCCTCAATTTATTGATAACAAAAGCACCTATGCTCATTATCAGATGCTTTTGTTTGGGGTAGTGTTTGTTATTGTGGGGTTTATCGTATTGAATATCTACGCTGTAGCGTCAGCGAAACTACGTTCTTGGATGGAGAGAAATGGAAAAATTCAGGAATATTTTAATTGGGTAACCGGGTTAATCTTTGTCGGTTTGGGATTGCGTCTTGCATTTTCGGAACGGAAATAG